A portion of the Magnolia sinica isolate HGM2019 chromosome 17, MsV1, whole genome shotgun sequence genome contains these proteins:
- the LOC131231131 gene encoding uncharacterized protein LOC131231131 isoform X2 codes for MECNKEEAIRAKDIAEKKMQNKDFAGAQKIALKAQRLYPALENISQMLTVCEVHISAELNVCGSEMDWYGILQVEQSADEVSIKKQYRKLALVLHPDKNKFAGAESAFKLIGEAHRMLTDQAKRYLYDIKRRANTRTSVPRQAPQQQNRNSCAKKPPVNQNNFMNHASSQFPGSNQVHQQQPQAPPTFWTACPFCSIKYQYYRTIMNRALRCQNCLKPFIAYDTESQGSSGANTGGAANCSAVPQAGQTARQQCGTGFQGNVSGGSAASKPFAETGTGAQVGGRSQGNVAKDGNARRRGRSGAQKPEEVNKRAERVKPSGNVNRKRERKTVMESSKSCDSDRNGVEVEDMEEDADITSSRYPRRSGREKQNVIYEENGSDDDGFGKPPNSKRSRGRGESGSTNDQSDEAFSKGGANKTTETVASENEEEQENVPLEESLPNGKEQKASSPKAKLEPEVIDYPEPEFYDFDKERELGRFEVNQIWASYDDSEGMPRFYAWIRRIYTTKLKVQITWLEANPRDQVSCDWVEEELPYACGYFKTGGTEDAELAMFSHLASCEKLAGRGNYKIYPRKGDIWALFKGWDIGWSSDPNSHRQYEYEIVEVLCDYSEQAGVEVAYLVKLKGFISLFQKASNKEINSFQIPPHEILRFSHRIPHHGMMGDEREDVPKGSFELDPASVPRDIEEVALPKPSKVSNYMAADSDGLDTRANCTPVARHVKCKTPESTKVNEKNAQEKENPDIIRRSPRERNGLREKKANQATTSHHAAESGKHSDVEMGNQDGFPDDRCREENSTKSVADEKGKHLDAGQTTSVDSAENHSCSPPTSPVDFEYPDAEFHVFETDKSEDKFEVGDVWALYSKEDDGMPKYYAKIKEVESDDFQVHATWLEACPSTLEETRWSKKDLPITCGRYRPGGTEVFDSTQAFSHRVEAEYVSKWRRYDIYPRKGEVWAVYKHWSAQWTRTTLKNKYDMVEVVEDAGSVFKVLVLEMVDGFKTVFKGAGTTMVIQRNELLRFSHRVPAIMLKDEGGGKLRGYWELDPAAMPTSLFCSTSS; via the coding sequence ATGGAGTGTAACAAGGAAGAGGCTATCAGAGCCAAGGACATTGCTGAAAAGAAGATGCAAAACAAGGATTTTGCAGGTGCTCAAAAGATTGCCCTCAAGGCCCAACGGCTTTATCCGGCTCTTGAGAATATATCTCAGATGCTAACCGTCTGTGAAGTGCATATCTCCGCCGAGCTCAATGTGTGTGGGTCTGAGATGGATTGGTATGGGATTCTTCAAGTAGAACAGTCGGCAGATGAAGTGTCCATCAAGAAGCAGTACCGAAAGCTTGCTCTTGTACTTCATCCTGATAAGAATAAGTTTGCTGGTGCGGAGTCTGCATTTAAGCTGATTGGTGAAGCACATAGGATGCTTACTGACCAAGCAAAACGGTATCTATATGACATAAAGAGAAGAGCCAACACCAGAACCAGTGTACCCAGGCAGGCTCCTCAACAGCAGAATAGGAATTCTTGTGCTAAGAAACCCCCTGTCAATCAAAACAATTTTATGAATCATGCCTCTTCACAGTTTCCAGGCTCAAATCAAGTGCATCAGCAGCAACCACAAGCTCCTCCCACTTTCTGGACAGCCTGCCCGTTTTGTAGTATAAAGTACCAATATTACAGAACTATCATGAATCGAGCTCTACGGTGTCAGAATTGTTTGAAGCCATTTATTGCATATGACACGGAATCCCAAGGTTCATCAGGAGCTAACACAGGAGGTGCAGCGAATTGCTCTGCAGTTCCTCAGGCCGGTCAGACAGCAAGACAGCAATGTGGCACAGGATTTCAGGGAAATGTCAGTGGAGGCTCCGCAGCATCAAAACCCTTTGCAGAAACAGGAACTGGTGCCCAGGTTGGTGGACGGTCTCAAGGCAATGTAGCAAAAGATGGGAATGCAAGAAGAAGGGGCAGGTCTGGTGCACAGAAGCCTGAGGAAGTGAATAAGAGAGCGGAGAGGGTGAAACCTTCTGGAAATGTGAACCGGAAGAGGGAAAGAAAGACGGTAATGGAATCCAGCAAGAGCTGTGATAGTGATAGAAATGGCGTTGAAGTTGAAGACATGGAAGAAGATGCCGATATTACCAGTAGCCGTTATCCACGGAGGTCTGGGAGGGAAAAGCAAAATGTTATTTATGAAGAAAATGGAAGTGACGATGACGGTTTTGGGAAGCCTCCGAACTCAAAAAGGTCGAGGGGAAGAGGAGAGTCTGGCAGTACAAATGATCAGAGTGATGAAGCATTTTCAAAAGGAGGTGCTAATAAGACCACAGAGACTGTAGCTtctgaaaatgaggaagaacagGAAAACGTGCCTCTTGAAGAAAGCTTACCAAATGGAAAAGAACAAAAGGCTTCGAGCCCCAAGGCCAAATTAGAACCAGAGGTCATTGACTACCCCGAACCAGAATTCTATGATTTCGACAAAGAGAGAGAGCTAGGCCGTTTTGAAGTCAATCAGATATGGGCAAGTTATGATGACTCAGAAGGCATGCCAAGATTCTATGCTTGGATTAGGAGGATCTACACAACAAAGTTGAAGGTGCAAATCACATGGCTTGAAGCCAATCCCAGAGACCAAGTTAGTTGTGATTGGGTTGAAGAGGAATTGCCCTATGCCTGTGGCTATTTCAAAACTGGGGGAACCGAAGACGCAGAACTTGCTATGTTCTCCCATTTGGCTTCTTGTGAGAAACTTGCAGGTAGGGGTAATTACAAGATATATCCCAGAAAGGGTGATATTTGGGCTCTCTTCAAGGGCTGGGATATTGGATGGAGTTCTGATCCTAATTCGCACAGACaatatgaatatgaaattgtagaagtcctttgtgattaTTCTGAGCAGGCTGGCGTTGAAGTTGCATACTTGGTTAAGTTGAAAGGATTCATAAGCCTTTTCCAGAAAGCATCAAATAAGGAGATCAACTCCTTTCAAATACCTCCACATGAAATACTCAGGTTTTCTCACAGGAttccccatcatggaatgatgggagatgaaagagaagatgTCCCTAAAGGGTCATTTGAACTCGATCCAGCTTCAGTGCCTAGGGACATTGAAGAGGTTGCACTTCCCAAACCTTCCAAGGTCTCCAACTATATGGCAGCGGACAGCGATGGCTTGGATACCAGAGCCAACTGTACACCAGTAGCCAGGCATGTGAAGTGCAAGACACCTGAGAGCACGAAGGTGAATGAGAAGAATGCCCAGGAAAAGGAGAATCCGGACATTATACGTCGTTCTCCTAGGGAAAGGAATGGGCTTCGTGAAAAGAAGGCCAACCAAGCAACTACAAGTCACCATGCAGCTGAGTCAGGGAAGCATTCAGATGTTGagatggggaatcaggatggctTTCCTGATGACAGATGTCGTGAAGAAAATTCTACTAAATCCGTGGCTGATGAGAAAGGGAAGCATTTAGATGCTGGGCAAACCACTTCTGTTGATTCTGCTGAAAACCACAGTTGCAGTCCTCCAACGTCTCCAGTGGACTTTGAATACCCCGATGCAGAATTCCATGTATTTGAAACAGATAAATCCGAAGATAAGTTTGAAGTGGGTGATGTCTGGGCTCTCTATAGTAAAGAAGATGATGGCATGCCTAAGTACTATGCTAAGATAAAGGAAGTAGAATCAGATGATTTCCAAGTGCATGCAACATGGCTTGAAGCCTGTCCCTCGACGTTGGAGGAAACCCGGTGGTCCAAGAAGGACCTGCCCATTACCTGTGGAAGATACAGGCCTGGGGGAACCGAAGTCTTTGATTCAACGCAAGCATTCTCTCACCGGGTAGAAGCAGAGTACGTGTCTAAGTGGAGGAGATATGATATCTACCCAAGGAAAGGCGAGGTTTGGGCAGTATACAAGCATTGGAGTGCTCAATGGACTCGTACAACTCTGAAGAACAAATATGACATGGTCGAAGTTGTTGAAGATGCTGGCTCTGTATTTAAAGTTTTGGTTTTGGAAATGGTGGATGGTTTTAAAACTGTATTCAAAGGAGCTGGCACCACGATGGTCATACAGCGGAATGAACTGCTGAGGTTTTCCCATCGGGTTCCTGCCATCATGCTTAAAGATGAAGGCGGCGGCAAGCTGCGAGGCTATTGGGAACTCGACCCTGCAGCAATGCCTACTTCCCTATTTTGTTCGACTTCAAGCTGA
- the LOC131231131 gene encoding uncharacterized protein LOC131231131 isoform X1, with amino-acid sequence MKMECNKEEAIRAKDIAEKKMQNKDFAGAQKIALKAQRLYPALENISQMLTVCEVHISAELNVCGSEMDWYGILQVEQSADEVSIKKQYRKLALVLHPDKNKFAGAESAFKLIGEAHRMLTDQAKRYLYDIKRRANTRTSVPRQAPQQQNRNSCAKKPPVNQNNFMNHASSQFPGSNQVHQQQPQAPPTFWTACPFCSIKYQYYRTIMNRALRCQNCLKPFIAYDTESQGSSGANTGGAANCSAVPQAGQTARQQCGTGFQGNVSGGSAASKPFAETGTGAQVGGRSQGNVAKDGNARRRGRSGAQKPEEVNKRAERVKPSGNVNRKRERKTVMESSKSCDSDRNGVEVEDMEEDADITSSRYPRRSGREKQNVIYEENGSDDDGFGKPPNSKRSRGRGESGSTNDQSDEAFSKGGANKTTETVASENEEEQENVPLEESLPNGKEQKASSPKAKLEPEVIDYPEPEFYDFDKERELGRFEVNQIWASYDDSEGMPRFYAWIRRIYTTKLKVQITWLEANPRDQVSCDWVEEELPYACGYFKTGGTEDAELAMFSHLASCEKLAGRGNYKIYPRKGDIWALFKGWDIGWSSDPNSHRQYEYEIVEVLCDYSEQAGVEVAYLVKLKGFISLFQKASNKEINSFQIPPHEILRFSHRIPHHGMMGDEREDVPKGSFELDPASVPRDIEEVALPKPSKVSNYMAADSDGLDTRANCTPVARHVKCKTPESTKVNEKNAQEKENPDIIRRSPRERNGLREKKANQATTSHHAAESGKHSDVEMGNQDGFPDDRCREENSTKSVADEKGKHLDAGQTTSVDSAENHSCSPPTSPVDFEYPDAEFHVFETDKSEDKFEVGDVWALYSKEDDGMPKYYAKIKEVESDDFQVHATWLEACPSTLEETRWSKKDLPITCGRYRPGGTEVFDSTQAFSHRVEAEYVSKWRRYDIYPRKGEVWAVYKHWSAQWTRTTLKNKYDMVEVVEDAGSVFKVLVLEMVDGFKTVFKGAGTTMVIQRNELLRFSHRVPAIMLKDEGGGKLRGYWELDPAAMPTSLFCSTSS; translated from the coding sequence AGATGGAGTGTAACAAGGAAGAGGCTATCAGAGCCAAGGACATTGCTGAAAAGAAGATGCAAAACAAGGATTTTGCAGGTGCTCAAAAGATTGCCCTCAAGGCCCAACGGCTTTATCCGGCTCTTGAGAATATATCTCAGATGCTAACCGTCTGTGAAGTGCATATCTCCGCCGAGCTCAATGTGTGTGGGTCTGAGATGGATTGGTATGGGATTCTTCAAGTAGAACAGTCGGCAGATGAAGTGTCCATCAAGAAGCAGTACCGAAAGCTTGCTCTTGTACTTCATCCTGATAAGAATAAGTTTGCTGGTGCGGAGTCTGCATTTAAGCTGATTGGTGAAGCACATAGGATGCTTACTGACCAAGCAAAACGGTATCTATATGACATAAAGAGAAGAGCCAACACCAGAACCAGTGTACCCAGGCAGGCTCCTCAACAGCAGAATAGGAATTCTTGTGCTAAGAAACCCCCTGTCAATCAAAACAATTTTATGAATCATGCCTCTTCACAGTTTCCAGGCTCAAATCAAGTGCATCAGCAGCAACCACAAGCTCCTCCCACTTTCTGGACAGCCTGCCCGTTTTGTAGTATAAAGTACCAATATTACAGAACTATCATGAATCGAGCTCTACGGTGTCAGAATTGTTTGAAGCCATTTATTGCATATGACACGGAATCCCAAGGTTCATCAGGAGCTAACACAGGAGGTGCAGCGAATTGCTCTGCAGTTCCTCAGGCCGGTCAGACAGCAAGACAGCAATGTGGCACAGGATTTCAGGGAAATGTCAGTGGAGGCTCCGCAGCATCAAAACCCTTTGCAGAAACAGGAACTGGTGCCCAGGTTGGTGGACGGTCTCAAGGCAATGTAGCAAAAGATGGGAATGCAAGAAGAAGGGGCAGGTCTGGTGCACAGAAGCCTGAGGAAGTGAATAAGAGAGCGGAGAGGGTGAAACCTTCTGGAAATGTGAACCGGAAGAGGGAAAGAAAGACGGTAATGGAATCCAGCAAGAGCTGTGATAGTGATAGAAATGGCGTTGAAGTTGAAGACATGGAAGAAGATGCCGATATTACCAGTAGCCGTTATCCACGGAGGTCTGGGAGGGAAAAGCAAAATGTTATTTATGAAGAAAATGGAAGTGACGATGACGGTTTTGGGAAGCCTCCGAACTCAAAAAGGTCGAGGGGAAGAGGAGAGTCTGGCAGTACAAATGATCAGAGTGATGAAGCATTTTCAAAAGGAGGTGCTAATAAGACCACAGAGACTGTAGCTtctgaaaatgaggaagaacagGAAAACGTGCCTCTTGAAGAAAGCTTACCAAATGGAAAAGAACAAAAGGCTTCGAGCCCCAAGGCCAAATTAGAACCAGAGGTCATTGACTACCCCGAACCAGAATTCTATGATTTCGACAAAGAGAGAGAGCTAGGCCGTTTTGAAGTCAATCAGATATGGGCAAGTTATGATGACTCAGAAGGCATGCCAAGATTCTATGCTTGGATTAGGAGGATCTACACAACAAAGTTGAAGGTGCAAATCACATGGCTTGAAGCCAATCCCAGAGACCAAGTTAGTTGTGATTGGGTTGAAGAGGAATTGCCCTATGCCTGTGGCTATTTCAAAACTGGGGGAACCGAAGACGCAGAACTTGCTATGTTCTCCCATTTGGCTTCTTGTGAGAAACTTGCAGGTAGGGGTAATTACAAGATATATCCCAGAAAGGGTGATATTTGGGCTCTCTTCAAGGGCTGGGATATTGGATGGAGTTCTGATCCTAATTCGCACAGACaatatgaatatgaaattgtagaagtcctttgtgattaTTCTGAGCAGGCTGGCGTTGAAGTTGCATACTTGGTTAAGTTGAAAGGATTCATAAGCCTTTTCCAGAAAGCATCAAATAAGGAGATCAACTCCTTTCAAATACCTCCACATGAAATACTCAGGTTTTCTCACAGGAttccccatcatggaatgatgggagatgaaagagaagatgTCCCTAAAGGGTCATTTGAACTCGATCCAGCTTCAGTGCCTAGGGACATTGAAGAGGTTGCACTTCCCAAACCTTCCAAGGTCTCCAACTATATGGCAGCGGACAGCGATGGCTTGGATACCAGAGCCAACTGTACACCAGTAGCCAGGCATGTGAAGTGCAAGACACCTGAGAGCACGAAGGTGAATGAGAAGAATGCCCAGGAAAAGGAGAATCCGGACATTATACGTCGTTCTCCTAGGGAAAGGAATGGGCTTCGTGAAAAGAAGGCCAACCAAGCAACTACAAGTCACCATGCAGCTGAGTCAGGGAAGCATTCAGATGTTGagatggggaatcaggatggctTTCCTGATGACAGATGTCGTGAAGAAAATTCTACTAAATCCGTGGCTGATGAGAAAGGGAAGCATTTAGATGCTGGGCAAACCACTTCTGTTGATTCTGCTGAAAACCACAGTTGCAGTCCTCCAACGTCTCCAGTGGACTTTGAATACCCCGATGCAGAATTCCATGTATTTGAAACAGATAAATCCGAAGATAAGTTTGAAGTGGGTGATGTCTGGGCTCTCTATAGTAAAGAAGATGATGGCATGCCTAAGTACTATGCTAAGATAAAGGAAGTAGAATCAGATGATTTCCAAGTGCATGCAACATGGCTTGAAGCCTGTCCCTCGACGTTGGAGGAAACCCGGTGGTCCAAGAAGGACCTGCCCATTACCTGTGGAAGATACAGGCCTGGGGGAACCGAAGTCTTTGATTCAACGCAAGCATTCTCTCACCGGGTAGAAGCAGAGTACGTGTCTAAGTGGAGGAGATATGATATCTACCCAAGGAAAGGCGAGGTTTGGGCAGTATACAAGCATTGGAGTGCTCAATGGACTCGTACAACTCTGAAGAACAAATATGACATGGTCGAAGTTGTTGAAGATGCTGGCTCTGTATTTAAAGTTTTGGTTTTGGAAATGGTGGATGGTTTTAAAACTGTATTCAAAGGAGCTGGCACCACGATGGTCATACAGCGGAATGAACTGCTGAGGTTTTCCCATCGGGTTCCTGCCATCATGCTTAAAGATGAAGGCGGCGGCAAGCTGCGAGGCTATTGGGAACTCGACCCTGCAGCAATGCCTACTTCCCTATTTTGTTCGACTTCAAGCTGA